TCTGTATGTATGAACCATGCTTGTGTATAAAACgtataaatgtgtgttagtTACAAATAGCTCCACCTTCACCAAGCAGCAACATTTAAAGGTTAAACTATAACATACGTGGCAAAAAAAGTCCagtgtttactgtaaaaacttaaaaataaaaaggttattatattaaatttctgcCTTATTCTGTCCATAGctctctaaatctgacacactggaccattaaCTATAAACATTGAGCACTTCTGTGTTTGaaaaacctttttatgtttatgttgtttatgtttacacACATCTTTATGGTacgaataaaaacataaaaaaaacttttttttttttttacaaagttattttttattaaggAATAACTTGTGCATTTTCAACAACTTCCAGCATAAATATGCATCTATTTCTATTTACAGGTCGTACATCTTTTTCTAGaatccacttttctgtttcctgGTCAAACGTACTAGTTTATATTTCTATGGTGTTATTATACAGTTTCTTCTTCAAGTACAGCatgattgaaaataaaaatggggTTCAGTGGAAAACAATCTAAAAGGTTGCACAAGTATTCTATGTCACCATCTACTTCACAGCGAGATGTTGgtattaatatttctttttatacatttctataTTACAATAAGATTCATGGGTAAAAATGAGACTGGGAAGCAAAACACAATATTAGAATCTCAGTTATTGCCATACGTGATATACTGTAAtctcaaattcaaaacaaatatttaaaggtcattaaacgttctaaaaataaagatggaaGCAATCACAGACTTAAAGAGAGTATTAATGTGTCCGTCCGGGTTTGACTTGGGTTCAGTTATCGCTGCgatttagacaaaaaaaacaacaaaacaacacaaataaacagttaaaatcTCGCGAGATCAAGACAGCTCGAGTCTCCGAGAGCGATCTGACACAGTCacgcaaacaaaacaagttcaaTTAGCTCTGAGACCAAAACCGAACCACCGACATCCGTCTGGCTCGATTTCCAATCTAACAATACTGCCAAATATAGTCCTAACAGTGTCAGCCTCCTACGGAGTAAAACTGGACAAACAGAGGTTAAAACATGCTTCAAATATTCTCAGCAAAGACCATTTGAAGATCCCTTtatctattttctttttaaacgtTGTTAAACCTCAAATATTCCAAGCGAAGAAAACTTGAAGAGCCctttaaacttattttacaAGAGGGGGTTTTTATGTTGCACTTGAAGCTGTTTATGTGCATGCAAAAGTAAATCTAGCACTTCAAATAACTCGAGCACGTTCAGCACTTTGTGTTCCCGGGGTCTTGCTTTAGCTGGAGTAGAAGATACGCTCGTATTCGTTCAGGATGAACTCCACTATCTGGTTCTGAAAGACCATGTGCATGGTGATGTTGGCCGACTCCGTCTCCGGCCGAAGCAGAGTCGGGCCAAATACGATTGCCACATTCTGCACGGTCATGCGATTGTCCTCCCCGAATTGGATGACCCTGCGAGAGACAGAAAAACGGTGTAATTACACGAGGAGTCATAAtatctcttctctttgtctgcGTGATGGAAACGTGATGGAGCGTACCTGCGTAAATGCCCAAAAAGAAGTTTCATGGTGTCGTGATTTGAAGGGGGGAGTGTTTTGACCAGTTCATAAACACAAGACAGTTTTGTGTTGTAATCAGGaattcctgcaaaaaaaaacaggacaaaagtTCAAATATAATCAACACCACCTGCATCATTAACGTTAATTTAAATATCTGATGTATTTAGATTCAAAGGTCTGCTCACTGATGGCTGCGATGAACTTATTAAAGTGGCTGAACGGGAAAAGCGGCTCGGGAAGCTCTCGGAAAAACAGCTTCAGCGCTCCGGTGATGACGTGAACGTCCTCCCACTGGCCGTCCTCGAGGTCCAGCTCCTCtgtttgaaacacacaaacatgcacacggGGTCATTAAAGCAcacagcagggggcgctgctgTCTACAGTGAGATACTGCACTGAGTCCTCTTGCTTTctgattaaaatattaataaacttTACCGTGATCGGCCTTGAAGCGTAGTTTCTGGATGACGGCGAGGTTCCCGCTCACTCTGTAGAGTCCGTCGATGTCCAAACCTGTAAAGCACCAGAAAGTCAGATTTAATAcgacacaaagcaacaaaaaaaacgtcgATATGTTCGGCCCGTGAAGGTGGATTACCTCTGTTTTCTACAGCTTTGATGCATTTCTCCACAAAACTGGGAACTGTAGTCCTCTCTTGTGAACACAGCGTGGCCAGATGACACCCAAACACATTATCTACAGAGGAAAAGAACATTATCATTAGTTAGTAACATTAAATCTGTGTATAACCACAAACTGTGAATTTCAGGCACTTCTGGGTTGATTTtcttgtttccctttttttttatttatttgcttctaTTCAAATCAGCTCCGgtcttaaaaaagaaactacacGACCTTACGTACGACTGTATGAAAGTACCTCTGATGTAGCCTTTCTCCTTGACAGACTGCAGCGTGGGCCGTTTCATGAGGAACTTCATCAGCTTGGTTCGAACCCTCTTCTGGTCTGCATCTCCTCCAGAGCTGGACGAGTGTGTGACAGACGGTCTggaggctggaaaaaaaaaaaaacacagatgagattgtgacatttaaaaaacgGTTGTTGTTGCAGCGTGATTTATCTAATTCAACATCATTCAACTCACGTCTTCGTTTGTCTACGGTGCTTCCAAACTTGTCGTCTCGTGCCACATCTGTGCTGCCGATCTTCTCGTATAAGtcgctgtcctcctcctctgaatGATGGTCCTGGTACTCCTGATGCACAAACATATGAAGAGAGTGAAtcagaaaaatactttttaattaatcagcAGTTCATCATTTGTCTAAATAAAGTTCCTCTCAACTTATTTTTGTCTTAAACTGTCGACCCCGCTGTTGGGACACGTGAGTCCAAGTTCAACTTCAAGGCGTCTTTATTAATTCCCAAGGGGAAATTTGTGGTACAGGTGCAGAACGACACAAGCATGAATAAGCATAACATAAATAACTTCTTCCGCTTCCCGGCTAACCTAAAAATCGGCacagacgtggatcatcagtggacctgaggcgggccgaaTTACATCTGtaataaaccatctgtaacagcacccacctgtcaatcaagtggtcacactgttaatcctgcataactttaagccttaatataatgtgaacaggtgagttgtatataaattcaccctcagtacagttgtcatgaacggggaaattagctacagagaccaaaactgttttttttgcttcccttatcatcattattaataacTGATACTAAATTGTGGCATCTGCATCTGAAGGCACGTTTGAGATCCACTGCTCTGAAGCAAATATTTCCCTCCATGTCAAACTTTAAGTCAGATCTCAATCAATTATTACGACCAATCAAAGGCCTCACCAGTTGTCGTATGGTGTCCGTTAAGACTTTGTGCCAGTCGCTGATGATGCTTTCTGTGTCGTACTGTATCAGAAACTCCACGCCGTTCTTCCCTTTTaactggaggagagagacgaTGACATACATATTCATCAGATTTATTTAGACCGTTCCCAGGTGATTTTCCTTTTACTCAttaactttacatttattttaatattggaTATTAATACACTGGAGCTGAAACGTTCTGTATGAGTCACACACTAAAAATATAACCACACGTGTTATTTGCTCAAGATTATCGACATCTTGTTGAATGTCAACAAACCTCTAAAACATTCTTTTTGCTGGACTTGTCCTTTGAGGCCCAGCCAATCGTCGCTCCCCGTAGCTCCACCGTGAACTCTGGGACGATCTGATTTGTCTTGTTCTGCGCAGGGTAAAAAGAATAATACAGCTGTTTACGAAACCGACGCCGCAGCATTCCACAAGGAGTTAAATAAAAGCCATCACTGTCCCTGTCATCTCAGGACCCGAGGGCTTGTCTGTGCTGTCACACCTCACAAAGGCGACACGACAGCCGTGTGCACCGATGCAGcagtttaatgtttcattttctttcttcggTTGGAAACTGGACACCAAAGTGCCaaagtgtattaaaaaaaagaaagggttTCTAGAAATGTGTTGAGACTccaagacagaaaataaaacgaCTTCTCAAGCCTCCCAGAAATGTACAGAATGCAACGTGAGCAGGAACGCAGCATTCAAGTGTCACGGCTTCTTATTAACACAGCATGAACGCTTTCCACTGTGAGAGTCCTCAAACATGAACAGCAAACAGTGCTGGACAAAGTACGTTTAGTTCAAGTGTTCGGTTTCtattaatgtgtcattttcttGAGATTTTACTGATCTGCCAACAAACAAGAGGCGGATAATGTACACTTACATTATAAAAGTGCATCTTAGTATAATGCTGTGCATACAATGTGTATACAGCGCAAgtatttctgtgaaatgatccaACAAGGTGTACATAACTTTTactttatcttatttttttcttatttctagTGTatcttacatttatttaagtgaattctcccagtgtgggatcaataaagtctatcgcatctcatctcatcttaaTTTCATGGCTCAAAGGTTAGGCATGTCGTGATTTTTTACCTGTTCCTGTTGcactttgttgcattttattttctcaaccAAGCGTAAAAACGACTTCAAATCAAATTCCAATGGAAAATGTGCATAAAACGTACACAGAAActtattatactatatattataaacaCTTATTCACTTTGCAGGATCTTATTTCACTGTTAAAGTACTGTGAACATGCTCCATGACGTGCATTAAAGACGTTACTTGAATAAAAGTTTGTGAGTATAATCTGGAAAATGTTCTTCAAGCACTTTCACATCTAAAATACTCGATTCcttctatattattatattctgtatCGTACCGAGGCCCCCATGGCTGCAGACTTTGGGTCTTTGTGGAACGTCAGCACTCCTCCGTGGAGAACCGTCCACGTCTGGGTCCAGTTTTTCCTGAAAtgagtgaaaaacaacaaaaattaaATCACTACGTCAAAATAATGCATAGAGCCTCGGGCGGGGGGGACGATACACGACACTTCAAACACACCCAAACAACATCTGTAACGTGAGCGAGCTCACCTCACTTTCTTGCCGTTCTCAGACACTTTAGTTTTGTTGAGGATCCCGGCTTTCTCTAAGTTTTGTacctgaagaaggagaagaaaaaaaaacgatgacTTTAATTCCTTATAGACTATTTCTGTTGTGCTCATGCATGAGGACAGGCTATGTGATGATATGAGAGACACACTTCATCCATGAAGCCATGCAATACTTCGACATCGCTGCATGGAAACAAACGAAACGTTTCGTTTGGTCTGggtgtgaagaaaaagaagaaattccACGAAAACACCGACGTGTTCGTGCGTCTAGCAACACTTTCAGACTTCCCCTTCCTCTCTGACACTCGGCTTCCAGCTGATTCActccatttaaacaaacatttaaaaataggtcacagttatatttttaattttattttttttttaaaaaggctcagTACTATTCTGAAAGAGGAGGGAGCTGCACTAAAACAGTGAGTGAATCATGGATTTATTGGGGAGCATTCAAAGCAGCAGCAtggactcaaaataaactacagcgtgtgtgtgtgagtgtgcatgagAATAAAGGAACATTTCACTCAGTACAAACTGTgactcactctgtgttttttatagattctggacaacaacaacaacagcgctCCATGGCACAGAGGAGTAAAGATTAATAACTGTTAGTCACATTAAATGGGGAACTTCTGCTAAAAAAGAGCGTCAGAGTATGAATGGAAACATTTCATTGCTGGAGGCGTACAGTGGTCATTTAGTAATGACCGTTGCGAAGCGGCATGTTGCGGAACAGTGCGGCTATGTATAATTTGTCCTTTCCATTGAACGGGCGATCACAGCGGGACATGACTTGAATTCCCTGCATGGCTCAGACGACAATGTGGACATATAAAGTATCTGGGAGGTGGTTTGGtcatgacaaaacaaacaggagggTTGAAATGAAGATAACGTTCAGATGCTCCTTGAGGGATCTAAAGTCACACCTTTGGCCCATCATAGATAGACGCTGCTATCTATGCATGAAGCTCAGGTGAGCGCTCAAGAGTTACAACCCACATTATAGCGCAGCCACCTCGAGGTCAGATAATATGGGTTTCTCCAGGGTCTAAACCCAAAAgccttcagagagagagagagagacacagaacacCGTTCAGAGGGAAGGAGGGCGGAGGGGCAGGTCACATGATTTCAGCCTCGAGTTATTCCAGAGTAACAAGTATCTGCAGACCGAAAGGCAAGTTCAACTCACATTATGCTGCGTCTCCGGAGAGTTTCCTGTGCTGGAGCTGTCGCTGCTGTAGTCTGACGTGTTCCTCCGGTGAGTTGGGACGAACCTCTGAACAAGAAGAAGATTTAATGATTTAGAATTcatgaaattatattaaaaaaacacatatatgtAACACATACAATATATTTTCTAGCCAAAACAGGACATAGGTGTCCTCGTATGTTAGAGAAATCTTAACGCGACTTAACGCGAACTGTTTGTGGTCGTCTCTTTCCCGTTTCAACATGACAATAGCCCCCTAAACAAAACCACGTCCCTAAAGAAGAAGCGGTTTTCCCAGTTAGGTGTGGAAGACTTGCATGC
The nucleotide sequence above comes from Larimichthys crocea isolate SSNF chromosome XVI, L_crocea_2.0, whole genome shotgun sequence. Encoded proteins:
- the arhgap27 gene encoding rho GTPase-activating protein 15 isoform X2 codes for the protein MTALERPSGSVDPESLTVRKNGLGGAQVKNESLRSAVYVNVAELRQSISESPPSGPSSYSPSYLDPEGWEVHVDEESGQEYYYHPTTGRTTWDNPFLDSPTDPESLRVEETCSPSPTPSPLFSPSTASPPSAWTSDWEELVDETSGRPYFYNPMSGETSWEPPEQLSPYPPLMEPMSVHRFHEDGPPPLPEEDYPPEDYPTADQRESYEDLLATGPSTLPKEYTFSHVSRTVIPRANLDRSTPAGWTLTVDPNGTWVFTSEHSPEQWIKSVDDRGQTYYYLRDGSRSLWTLPEAPAAHGQSRMENGLEAENVSVIKNWRHTMGPSQFNLAPDDGRFVPTHRRNTSDYSSDSSSTGNSPETQHNVQNLEKAGILNKTKVSENGKKVRKNWTQTWTVLHGGVLTFHKDPKSAAMGASNKTNQIVPEFTVELRGATIGWASKDKSSKKNVLELKGKNGVEFLIQYDTESIISDWHKVLTDTIRQLEYQDHHSEEEDSDLYEKIGSTDVARDDKFGSTVDKRRPSRPSVTHSSSSGGDADQKRVRTKLMKFLMKRPTLQSVKEKGYIRDNVFGCHLATLCSQERTTVPSFVEKCIKAVENRGLDIDGLYRVSGNLAVIQKLRFKADHEELDLEDGQWEDVHVITGALKLFFRELPEPLFPFSHFNKFIAAIRIPDYNTKLSCVYELVKTLPPSNHDTMKLLFGHLRRVIQFGEDNRMTVQNVAIVFGPTLLRPETESANITMHMVFQNQIVEFILNEYERIFYSS
- the arhgap27 gene encoding rho GTPase-activating protein 15 isoform X3, which produces MVDMYSRVWPSHRNKQSLTLPVVPQVKNESLRSAVYVNVAELRQSISESPPSGPSSYSPSYLDPEGWEVHVDEESGQEYYYHPTTGRTTWDNPFLDSPTDPESLRVEETCSPSPTPSPLFSPSTASPPSAWTSDWEELVDETSGRPYFYNPMSGETSWEPPEQLSPYPPLMEPMSVHRFHEDGPPPLPEEDYPPEDYPTADQRESYEDLLATGPSTLPKEYTFSHVSRTVIPRANLDRSTPAGWTLTVDPNGTWVFTSEHSPEQWIKSVDDRGQTYYYLRDGSRSLWTLPEAPAAHGQSRMENGLEAENVSVIKNWRHTMGPSQFNLAPDDGRFVPTHRRNTSDYSSDSSSTGNSPETQHNVQNLEKAGILNKTKVSENGKKVRKNWTQTWTVLHGGVLTFHKDPKSAAMGASNKTNQIVPEFTVELRGATIGWASKDKSSKKNVLELKGKNGVEFLIQYDTESIISDWHKVLTDTIRQLEYQDHHSEEEDSDLYEKIGSTDVARDDKFGSTVDKRRPSRPSVTHSSSSGGDADQKRVRTKLMKFLMKRPTLQSVKEKGYIRDNVFGCHLATLCSQERTTVPSFVEKCIKAVENRGLDIDGLYRVSGNLAVIQKLRFKADHEELDLEDGQWEDVHVITGALKLFFRELPEPLFPFSHFNKFIAAIRIPDYNTKLSCVYELVKTLPPSNHDTMKLLFGHLRRVIQFGEDNRMTVQNVAIVFGPTLLRPETESANITMHMVFQNQIVEFILNEYERIFYSS